GCTGCAATGGCTGACGGAAACCTTCGGCACGCCGCAGATGGGGCGCATCCTGCACCCGTTTTTTGGCGTGGTTATCTTCGTCGCATTGATGTTTATGTTCGTGCGTTTCGTGCATCACAACATCCCGGACAAGAAAGACTGGCCGTGGGTGAAAAATATCGTTGAGGTGCTGAAGGGTAACGAACACAAAGTGGCGAAGGTTGGTAAGTACAACGCCGGGCAGAAGATGATGTTCTGGACCATCATGAGCATGATGACCGTGCTGCTGGTGACCGGCATTATCATCTGGCGTCCATATTTTGCGCATTATTTCCCGATTCAGGTGATTCGCTACAGCCTGCTGTTGCATGCCACCTCGGCGATTATTTTGATCCACGCCATCCTGATCCATATGTATATGGCGTTCTGGGTGAAAGGCTCGATCAAAGGCATGGTGGAAGGGAAGGTAAGCCGCCGCTGGGCGCAAAAACATCACCCGCGCTGGTATCGCGATGTCGAACGCATGGAAGCCAAAAAAGAGAGCACCGAAGGCATCAAATAACGTACTCTCCGCTCCGGGCGCCCGTTCGGAGCGGTTTTTCGTCTTTCTCATCACCCCGCGAAAATGCCTGATGGCGCTTCGCTTATCATGCCTGGGCCACCCAACTTACCTGAATCTATGGATTAATGTGCCAGCCGGGGTATTTCAACTGGTCGGTTCGCCACTGTTGGTCAATAATGCGTGTCGCAATCTTTTAACAAGTGGTTAGTGGTATGAAAAAAACCGTTTTTTCGTTGGCACTTGCGACCTTTGGTCTGGGTATGGCGGAGTTCGGCATCATGGGCGTGTTAACCGAACTCGCGAACAATGTCGGCATTTCTATCCCGTCAGCGGGGCATATGATTTCCGCGTATGCCGCGGGCGTGGTGATTGGCGCGCCGATCATGGCGATGTTTTCCAGTCGTTTCTCCCTGAAAAACGTGTTGCTGTTTCTGGTGGCGCTCTGTCTTATCGGCAATGCGATTTTTACCTTCTCCAGTTCTTATTTGATGCTGATTATCGGGCGTTTGATCTCGGGTTTCCCTCACGGCGCTATCTTTGGCGTCGGGGCGATTATCCTGTCGAAAATTGCGCCGCCGGGCAAAGTGACGATGGCAGTTGCCGGAATGATTGCCGGGATGACGGTAGCTAACCTGATCGGCATTCCGTTGGGAACCTGGCTCGGCCACACCTTTAGCTGGCGCTACACCTTTTTGCTGATTTCGGTGTTTTTTGTGCTGGTCATTGTGTCGGTCATTTTTTGGGTGCCGGGTCTGTATGACAAAGCGCAAACCCGCCTGAGCGAGCAATTTCATTTCCTGAAAAAACCGGAGCCGTGGCTGATTTTCGCCGCCACCATGTTTGGCAACGCCGGGGTGTTTGCCTGGTTCAGCTATGTGAAGCCTTTTATGGTCAGCGTTTCCGGCTTCAAGGAAACCTCAATGACGCTGATCATGATGTTGATGGGGCTGGGCATGGTGTTGGGGAATATGTTCAGCGGCAGGTTATCGGTGACGTTCAGCCCGCTGCGCATTGCGGCGGCAACCGAGCTGGTGATTATGTTGTCGATGGTGGCGCTGTTTCTCTTTGGCGAGAGCAAAACCGGCGCGTTGTCGTTAGGTTTTCTCTGCTGCGCGGGCCTGTTTGCCCTTTCCGCACCGCTACAAATTTTGCTGCTGCAAAATGCAAAGGGCGGCGAGATGCTCGGCGCGGCTGGCGGGCAGATGGCTTTCAACTTTGGCAATGCGGTGGGCGCCTATTTTGGTGGGCTGATTATTACCTTCGGCTTTACCTATAGCTACCTGGCGCTACCCGCCGCGGTGTTGACCTTTGCGGCGATGTCATCGCTGCTGATTTATGGCTATCGTCGGGCAAAATACCCGTCGGAAAGGGTGGCGGAGCAGTAAAAATGCCGGATGGCGGCTAACATTCATCATCCTGTGGGGGCAATAGTATGGTGAAATGGTTCCGTTCACTAATAAATGGTGCCTTTATCAAACACTTATGCAGTGAACGGGATAAGGGGGACACCGCGTCCCCCTTATCAATCCCTGCGCCCCCGCAGGGAAATCGGTGCTTCGCACTGCGCTCACCTCCCGCGTGTCTGACTGCGGTCGGCTCGACTCGCCGTCCTGGCTCGGTTCGCCTCTGGCCGCCATCCCTGGCGTCCAGACCTTGTCATCCACACTTCGGTTCGCCGATTTCGGCGGGGGCTCAACCCCATCGCTGTGAGATTTGAGCTAATAAAACATTATGTGTAGCTGAAAGCGCCTTATCAGCCTATAAAACCATACGAATACGCGCGATCTCCTGTTGCCACTGTGCCTGAAGCTGTGGTTTTTGATGCTTCGCTTTACGCGCCTGATCCTCCGTCAGCCGCGTTTCCAGTTCGATTAACCGCTCCAGAAGGGCATCAATATCGTCCGGTGTTTCCGACAACGTGCGTTGCGGCGCGGGGGCAGTCGGCGCAACGCTAACGCTTTCCCGCAGGCGCTGATACACCGCTTCGACGTCGTGCCACTCGCTTAGCTCACCGTTTTCTACCAGCCAGAAACGGTTACAGCTACTGCTTATCAGTTGCCTGTCGTGGCTTACCAGCAGCACGCCGCCGGAAAACTGCGTTAATGTCTCCGCCAGCGCCTCTTTGCCTGCCATATCCAGATGGTTGGTTGGCTCATCGAGCATCAGCAGGTTAAAGCGCGCCAGCGACAGCCCGACAAACAACAAGCGCGAACGCTCGCCACCGCTCAGGGTCGCCACGCGCTGCCCGTGGCGCGCCCAGGCGAACCCGGCACTGATAAGCGCCATCTTGCGAACGTCCGGTGCCGGAGCAAACGGCTCCAGCGCGTCGAACAACGTCGCGTCATCCGCCAGTTGGTGCAGCGTCTGGTCGTAATAACCGGCGTTCAGCCGTGGATGCAGACGTAACGCTTC
The nucleotide sequence above comes from Kosakonia sp. H02. Encoded proteins:
- the fdnI gene encoding formate dehydrogenase-N subunit gamma — its product is MSKSKMIVRTRFVDRACHWTVVICFFLVALSGISFFFPTLQWLTETFGTPQMGRILHPFFGVVIFVALMFMFVRFVHHNIPDKKDWPWVKNIVEVLKGNEHKVAKVGKYNAGQKMMFWTIMSMMTVLLVTGIIIWRPYFAHYFPIQVIRYSLLLHATSAIILIHAILIHMYMAFWVKGSIKGMVEGKVSRRWAQKHHPRWYRDVERMEAKKESTEGIK
- the araJ gene encoding MFS transporter AraJ, encoding MKKTVFSLALATFGLGMAEFGIMGVLTELANNVGISIPSAGHMISAYAAGVVIGAPIMAMFSSRFSLKNVLLFLVALCLIGNAIFTFSSSYLMLIIGRLISGFPHGAIFGVGAIILSKIAPPGKVTMAVAGMIAGMTVANLIGIPLGTWLGHTFSWRYTFLLISVFFVLVIVSVIFWVPGLYDKAQTRLSEQFHFLKKPEPWLIFAATMFGNAGVFAWFSYVKPFMVSVSGFKETSMTLIMMLMGLGMVLGNMFSGRLSVTFSPLRIAAATELVIMLSMVALFLFGESKTGALSLGFLCCAGLFALSAPLQILLLQNAKGGEMLGAAGGQMAFNFGNAVGAYFGGLIITFGFTYSYLALPAAVLTFAAMSSLLIYGYRRAKYPSERVAEQ